tgaaaaaatatttaaaaaaacctTATATGTCCGAATTTACGATTTCTTTAGATGATCATTCTTCTTCGTCCTATCTCATTATTACTTTAATATGTTGcaacaatattaaaaatttaaaatatatttcattttaaaatagtcaCATGGAGaatgttaaataaaatgcaacttagattttaatgaatttattacaaaatattaaaaaaataaagagaaaatgAGGGTGAGAGAGCCACCCCACGTTTGTCCAGGGCGTGCAACCCTTTGTGAaagtcaaaaaaattataatttgaacATTCAAATAATCAACGTTCAAATTAATGACAATATGGATGGATGTACATTGTTGTTTATAAAACTGATATGAGTATTCTTACAATCTTAATAAATTCCAATTTGAGAAATTTTATTGCTAAGTTTGGCcaaaataattcatatatatttttatgttatttttataagaaaattttgaGAATAATGATCAAATTTGATCGTCGGAACACCGTTAGAGGAccataaatgatttaacaaaaaatatatggCTAAAAATATCACAACCAAATAATCatataaaattgacattttgcCTCCAAAATATTCAATAGTTAAACATACAAAAAGGTAAATTGCTCGTTCAAATTTTATGAtacaataaaatcaaaatttcttgTTATATCCTGATTAAAACAACCAAGATACTAGAGCAACTATTTTATATTGCACTTccttaataattataaataaattatttaaattgtactgttaaaaaaataaaaattccaaaTTTATATAGAAGTAAGTAGAAtggtgaaattttaaaaatctaaaaataaaattttatattcgtgtaatataatataaacgattaaaaaatgttatttaaaaaaaatttatggaaaaataaatagaaattcGTCGATGCAAATTATCCAACCAAATATTCTTTCCAAACACTCACCCAATCAACACACACCACTCGGACGGAATAAAATGGCCGCTACTGCATCCCGATCAACCGGAGTGCTCAGAAGTCTCTTCTCTTCTGCGGCCTCCAGATATCTCCCCTTAGACAGATTATCTCTCCCGGTGTCCGCCGCTCGCTGCGCCGCAACTGCCGGATCTCATTCCATCGGAGGCATCAACCCAAATTTCATCCGGTTCAACACCATCCGATGCAGAGTTAATAGGTCAGGTTCGGGATATTCTCCGTTGAATTCCGGTTCGAATTTTAGCGACCGACCTCCCACTGAGATGGCCCCGCTCTTCCCCGGATGCGATTACGAGCACTGGCTTATTGTGATGGATAAGCCTGGGGGTGAAGGAGCCACGAAGCAGCAGATGATTGACTGTTACGTTCAAACGCTAGCTAAAGTGCTCGAAAGGTTGAAATTTTCTGCTTCCGCTTTTCTCATTTAGACACCaatgaaatttttactttttcttgattGTGTATATTCTTTTGTGTTGTTAATGTGTATTTGTTAATTGGGATGGAGATAGTGAAGAGGAGGCgaagaagaaaatatataatgttTCATGCGAGAGATACTTCGGGTTCGGGTGTGAGATTGATGAGGAGACTTCTAACAAGCTTGAAGGTTTGTTCATCGATATAAGTTTTCGCAAGATTTGATTTTCG
This genomic window from Primulina huaijiensis isolate GDHJ02 chromosome 7, ASM1229523v2, whole genome shotgun sequence contains:
- the LOC140980654 gene encoding multiple organellar RNA editing factor 2, chloroplastic-like, translating into MAATASRSTGVLRSLFSSAASRYLPLDRLSLPVSAARCAATAGSHSIGGINPNFIRFNTIRCRVNRSGSGYSPLNSGSNFSDRPPTEMAPLFPGCDYEHWLIVMDKPGGEGATKQQMIDCYVQTLAKVLESEEEAKKKIYNVSCERYFGFGCEIDEETSNKLEGLPGVLFVLPDSYVDAENKDYGAELFVNGEIVQRSPERQRRVEPVPQRAQDRPRYNDRTRYVRRRDNMR